From the genome of Chionomys nivalis chromosome 9, mChiNiv1.1, whole genome shotgun sequence:
ACAAATGCAACCTTCAGTTCCATCTTAGGGTCCCCAGAACAAatcctgttttcttttatctcaGTAAGGAAGAAATAGCTAACTTTGTAGAAAAATGCCCTAAGAGGATCAGAGTAAAGTAAACACACATGGAAGTATAAGGCAGGGCGAGACCAGGAGACCACAAACAGCACTTTCCCAAGCTGGGTCAATGCTGTGTACTCTgattaagacaagcagtggtttagaCATCAAGGGAATCAGGCATTAGTGTGACTGACATGTACAGCTACACCAGGGATCTGTGCTAAGTGCCATATCTGTTGATGAAATGTAACTAAGATCATGCAGATCAGAATGTTTTTGGAAAAGCTTTAAGTGTGGTACAGGCGTGCAAGGTCATGGAAGTTTGGGGaaatgttcaaggccagtcttgccTATATCTCTGGATAGACAACTTTTTTTCTCAGCCCCTGGCGTCACCTGGAATGCGGCAATTACACAGACTGTTCAGCACACAACTTCAGGCTCTCACTCCATGTTGGTCAAGGTGGGAAGGTGTGCAGGTATTGAGCCTGTCTGTGACGTCAGCTCACCAAGCTCACTGATGGTAGTGGTGAGTAGAGCATCCTGAGACACCACTGTTTTGCAAGCAGTGTCTGTGGAACTATTCTCCTGCACGGCAGGCACACTGCCTTGAACTTCCAATAGGTTGTTAAAATGGCTATTTTCACCAAAAGGTAATAATCTACCTGAAAGCTTGGGTGATACATATTCATCATCGGGTTGTTCTGTCCTATGTCCTTCGTCATTCTTAGGTGAGCCATCTACAATGACAAGGAAAGACTTCCACGGCGTATTCTTATCATGTatctacaaataaaacaaaagtcacTTTATGTGTTTCTAAGTCTCCCAATTTACAGATACTTATTAGTAATACatgaatcttttaaaacaacattCTCTCTTCAGGGCCTGGCACTATGGCACACACccattataaaaaaataatcctAGCatatgggagtcagagacaggaaggtcaTGCTGGGTCCGAGGTCAGCCTGTACTACAGAGATAGACAGTCTCCCAatcaaaaagtaaatattaaaaaaaatgatttttaattacaaaaaagaGCAAGCACTCCCTGgcttttaaatatgctttctagTGGACCACCCTGGTACTAATTACTAAATGAGTACAGCAGCCTCTGCAAAGAAGTATTTGGCATAGACTTGGCAGTAGGGGGCCTTAGCCTTCCACCTTATTCGCTGGATGTCACTGCAGGACATTCAGGAGAGAGAGAACCTTGGACTCTCTGGATGGGAATAATGACAGGTATTCAGAGCTAGCAACCTAGACCAGAagggctttggtttttttttttgttttttttttttggtttttcgagacagggtttctctgtggctttggagcctgtcctggaactagctcttgtagaccaggctggtctcgaactcacagagatccgcctgcctctgcctcccaagtgctgggattaaaggcgtgcgccaccaccgcccagccccaagGGCTTTGTTTTTAAACAGCCTACCTATCACTTACCGAGGTGTGCCTCCGGAGAGTGGACTTGTCAGTAAATGTTCGCCCACACGCATTGCACATGAACGGTTTCTCTCCCGTGTGGATGCGATGGTGGCGCTGGAGGGCATTTACCTGGGTGAACTGCTTCCCACACTGGTCACAACAATAAGGCCGCTCTCCtgaacacagagagaaggaaactACTCAGTGACTTCTCAGTCTACTTTATTTAACACTGGATACACATCTGCATAGCCTGAGCACTCCCCAAAAGGGAAAGCTACATCACAATGACTCAAGGAAGCGGCACCTAGTAGAGATGCCAATCAACTATACTATAATACCCAAAACTTACAATTGTACCAAGAATAGGTCGGTTCTGTGCAGGCAGCTGACACTGTGTGAAATACAAACCAGTAGTGTATAGTAATACACTGTCCTAATAACAAATAGCatgttgtgtgcacatgtgtacagtaACATCCATCCTTTCTCCCTGTTTATATCGGAAAGACTTGCATCCATTCAAGCATAATGCTCAAGCTGTCATACCACAGGAAGCTATATGCCCTCTCAATAAACACCCATGCTGCACACAGACTGTCCCCCATATGCATACCATATTCAGAACCAGAAACTGGGCCTATAAGGTAGCTCAGTAAGTAAAAGTACCTGCCAGCAAACcggaagatctgagttcaatctcctgGACTTACGTGGTGAGAGgcaagaaccaactcccacagttgccctctgacctccacgtgtgtcaAGGCACTTagtcacccacacacatacatgcgcaaaataaacttaattaagacaacaacaagacaaaaaaacaaaaactataaactCAAAAGCATAAAAACCATGTGGGAAGCCAGGCCagtaaccctagcacttgagTGGTAGAGGGAGGATGATCAGGAATTGAAGGTcatgggctacaaagcaagttcatggGCTGtatgaaaatctgtctcaaaaatgaaacataaacatAGGGGCCCACGAATTAATATAGTGGCACAGCACTCATATAGCATGCGCAAGGCTGTATGGTCAGTCCAAAGCCCAGAGGGAGTGAGAAGTCTAAAGATACTATCATATATAATTatactttaacttaaaaaatcactttaaaaatgcaattataaccaggtggtggtggcacacacctttaatcccaggcaaaagcaggcgaatctctgtgagttcaaggccaacctggtctctaagagctagttccaggacaactagggctgttacacagagaaactgtcaaaataaagaaaggaagggaggaagggagggagggagggagggagggagggagggagggagggagggagggagggagggagggagggagggagggagggaggaagtcatTCTAACAGAGTTTGACCATTTTCTCCTAAAGCTTCGATTCAGAATGAATTTGAAATGTGCCTCACAGTGTTGTGTTCTTAATTCTCAGGCTGCTCACTATTTGAAGGCTATGGAATCTTTAGAAACTGGCTACTTCCTGGGTGGCTGAAGTAGGTTAGtagagcagattttttttttttttttttcgagacagggtttctctgtggcttcggagcctgtcctggaactagctcttgaagaccaggctggtctcgaactcacagagattcacctgcctctgcctcccgagtgctgggattaaaggcgtgcgccaccaccgcccggcagtagaGCAGATTTTTAAGATTATACCAGCCTCTAGTTCCAGCTAGTCCTCTCTAGTCTATACAATGTGAGGATCCCTAATTTCCTGCTGCCATGAACCTGGCCATGCTTTTCCCACCATGCCAGATGGAAGCCTGGGAAACTTGGAGCCACTATCAGTCCCCCCTGGGAAGTTAATATAGTCACAGCATACCAAAGCAACACTCTCCAAGTGGCTTTGTAATACATCTAAAACTTGTGAACTGTTTTCCTTGCCAGACTGAACTCTTCTCTGGCACTGTGCAGCCATACCTGTGTGGATTTTAGCATGCTGGTAAAGGGAATTCCGCTGGGCAAAGGTCCGCAAACACACTTCACATTTAAAGGGTTTAGATCCAGTGTGGATTCTATTATGGTGTTTTAAGTACTCCTTAGAAGCAAAACTCTTGCCACATGTCTCACACATGAAAGGCCTTTCACCTACATGAGAAGATGAGACAAAAGTAGACATAGTCATTAAGAACCCCTGCTCGTCTCCTCTCTACACCGTGGCAAGCAGCACCAGACACTTGCTAATTAAACATCAAACACATTACTCTTGCTACTTGCTAAAAGTGGTGAATATCCTGGGAAATCCAAACAGCAATCCATTGGACTAGAATCAATGATTACTGTTTGGACAGCTCAAATTTAATAAATTTCGTTACCGAAAATAAGAAAAGTTTTTACAACTTTGGGGATTTGTGGGATTATTTTCAATAGTGTTTCTGTAGCTCCTCATCAGAACAAAAGTCCCTCACAATGGATTATCAAGCAGCTTCTAGGCTGGCACACCAGTCGACTTGACCAGACTGCAGGGCAATTTCAATGTTGTAAGTTCTCTGTTCATTCTTCCAACTTACTCATGGAGTCAACTGGTGTGCTCCTAGTTTTACAAACATTAAAACATTGGCTTTCATAAAATGTTAATACATTAATAGCCATATACAATGACCAACTCTAGTGAAATCTGTGATGTGCCGCTGACTCCTCCGCAGCTTCCAGTGGTGTTCTGCATTCCTGGAACACATGGTCCACACCTCACCTGTCAGGGTGGCCAGTGTGAGTGCTTAGATACAGACAGTGTAAGCAAAGGAAGGCCTGGATGAGTGAGTACGGTACACGCTGATGGACTGGGATCTGTGTCTTGTTTACATCAAAATTTCAACCACAGGACTGCAATGCTGAGCTAGAATAAAGCCAACTTAAAATAGAGGTAATCTCCTCTCTAAATATGATTATTTATCATGTAAGTATTTGCTCCTGGTTTTTGTCCAGGTTTTTCAACAGTTGGCACTGACCATGTTTAACTATTCATTGTTAGAGTCAACATTCAAGCACAGATGTGCCCATAATTCAAGAGTTCTTCCTCTCGAACCAGGTCATGAGTAGGGCATGAGATGGACCTTGCAGCTGGTCCATCGTGTTGTTCCCAATTGTTACTAAACATAGCAAGAAGAGAGCTGATCACACAGCTTTCTCAGATTTTGGATAATTTGTTTAGGACAGACTCCTAGAGATGAAAAGTTACAATAGGAACTGTTTCATACCTCTAGGTGTCTAAGACCTGTGTGCTCTATTTTAGCACCTAGTGGCACAGACCATGCCACATGTACAGCAGCACTGCAGGCAGCAGGTTGATCTGCAATCCTCTCTTACTAGATGGAAAAGCTTCATAAAACCTGTCCTGCCATGGTGGATGCCAACTTCTAATAAGCAACTGCAGCTTTCTTCTATAGCTAGGAAAGACAGTCATTCACAACAGCATGGGTATTTACCTGTGTGGCACCTTTTATGATAAATCAGCATGTGGTTCTGAGTGAATCTTGCACCACATTCATCACAGATAAAAGGTCTTTCCCCTGTATGAATTCTGAAAGTACAACATTCAGATGATAACTCAGGGTATATTTCAAAGGTCACTTTGCATTACAATCTCCAATTTCCTCTGTATTGTGCAAAACCATTTCCTCCAAGAGAGCTGAGAAAACTGACTGGTGGGACAGTCAAGAGTTCACCATATGCTTGGTGGTGATGGCCCATgccttacacctttaatcccagcacttgggaagtagatacaggtgaatctctgattttgaggccagcctggtctatagagcaagatccaggatggccagggctatacagaaaaaccccaccttgaaaaaaaaatagtttaccATAATCCCAACACAAACGGAGTTTCCGTACAAGACCCGACGATGCTATCTCCACTTAGTTTCACATACCAGAGGAGAGCCACTGAGCAGCTCCTACATCTCCCCTTGGCCTTATTCATGCTGTGcagcactggaggcagaaagTGCCTTTGGATACTTTACTATTAAAGGGTATCACTTAATATTTGAAGCTTCCTCATTTGGAATAAGCTTAGGAACTACTGCTGGCAAAGTACCATATGACCAAACATTTTGCCATTATTTCCTAACACATGACCAGTCTCGCCAGCCTAAAGAGAGAATCTGCTCTCAGATTGCTGAGAAGCACACAGGATCATTTCAGTTACAGACAGAATGGTATGGCAATCGCCATGATCTGCTGAGTATACTCTATACAAGCACTTTGAACTCAGGCAAAGTGAACATTGACAGCCGCCATGCTCCCTCCCCACAGTCTGTTGTAcgttggaaggcaaaggcagaatACAGTAGAAAATTCAACTGCTCAGCCAGAATGAGAACATATATACTTAGAACTATAAAGagacacatgcctttgatcccagcacttgggaggcagaggcagacccaTCCACTGAAAATCTAAAGCAAGCACAGTCTACACAGACAAGTTCAGACCAACAAGGACGACACAGTGAGACATtgtctaaaccagtggttctcaaccttcctaatgctgtgaccctttaatacagttcctcatagtgtggtgacccccaaccacaaaattattttcaatattacttcattattgtaattttgctactgttacaaattgtaAACATCTGCTAGCAACctctatgaaagggtcattggacACATCCTCACAAAAGGGGTTGCGACTCATGGGGCAAGAGCTGCTggtctaaaacaacaacaaagaaaatcctgtaAGGAAACAAATATGAGAACTCACTATCCACCTATAGTCTGAAAACAAATAGAAAGCATtgttcagaggctggagagatggctcagtgggcaagggcacttgctgctccggcagaggaccagcattcagttcccagcacccacccacatgtagctcacaaccattggttacttcagttccaggggatctgacatttgccttctgacctctgagggcaccaggcacttaCATGGTACATACGTACATTCAGGccaaacactgtatacatgaaataaaaataaatacctttaaaaaaaaattaaaaaaatgttgtcTGATTCTTAGATCCTAATTCTTAGATCAACCACTGAAAGACCGCTAGAGAAGTGTCTACAGCACTACAGCTCATCTCACAGAACTTCAATGGAACCGAGTGAAGAAAAAGCCCAGCTCTTGTTCAAGTACAGAGCATCTTGAGACCTCAGGCCACCTGGAGGCCAGGCACATAGCACCCAGAGTGCTGGATGGTTCTGCTGTACCCTGGCCTCTAAGCTTGGGAGGAAGGGCCAAAGAACCATTTCCCAGACCTCCACACCTCCAAAGAGGATTCAATGTTGCCTCAATTTCCCAAGTCCTAGATAGCACCAGTGGGGAAACGAAGacccacagacacaaacatgctGGTCCACGCCCTACAGCCATCTCCAACCACCCAGTGCACATTAGCACTGAGGAACCCTCTAGTACTTGGGAAATCACATCCCTGCACGCAGGACGGCCCTGCTACACACAGCAATGTTCCCAGGCAGTCGCACCTCATGTGGGTCTTCAGCGCTGAGGGCTGTGAGAACTTGGCCTCACACTTGGTGCAGCCATAGGGCCTATCGCCCGTGTGTGTGCGCTCGTGCATCCGCAGAGAAGTCTTGGAGCTCAGACCCTTGCCACACAGGTCGCAGCGGTGCCGCTCACCACCACCCTCGTGCACCTGCAGCACATGGCGTTTCACGTCCTTCTTACGTTTGAACTTCTTTGCACACAGCTCACATGGAAAGTGGCGCTCACTGCTGTGCACATGGCGCTGGTGGCTCTTCAGGTTGCAGCGGTTGGCAAAGGTCTGGCCACAGGTGTCACATCGGTACACTACTTCGGTGGCCATGCCGTGGTGGTGCCTGATATGTTTCAGGAAACTCTTCTCATACAGGAAGGCCTTCTCACAGACTGTGCACTGGAAGTTACTCTtcttctccccatccttcccttcttcctcctccttctccccctccactTTCTGCAGGCTTTCCTCCAGTTTCACGCCAGCAGGGGAGGCCTCACTTTTGGAAGCTGGTTCTGACTCTGTCCTTTCATGGTCTGGGCTTTGGTCGTGGGGACACCTGTCATtctctgcagcttcctcctccgcATTTGTCTGTTGCTCTCGGAGCCTTCTTGTATATTTCTTTTTAGGAATTTCCACAAACACTTTTCTTCCAGCTAGCCTCCCACTAGGTCTTCTGATTTTAGGGTAGGGAGGCTTAGCCACATCTTTCTTCTTGTCCAGTTTCTCCTTGCACTTCCTGGATGGTATTTCTGGCAAGAGGCCATTATCAAAACTCTCTATTGGATAGTCAGAGGTATCAACAAGGCCACTGGAGTGAGCATCCTCCCCTGGTACACTTGCTTTGGAGCTGGGGGTCACACTCACCTGGGGGCCACTgctggcctccacctcctgagactCAGGGAAACTCTGTGATTCCAGAAGGACTGACTGCAGCATCTGCTTCTTGAGCTGAAAGCATGTTTCAGTCAGGTCCAGACACTTTAGCTTTTCAGCCACTTCCAGCATCCGCTGCACCCGATCCTCTTCTACCTGCACCCTGGCCGTATAGACAAACTCCAGAAATGAAGCAAAGTCAACGACCTGAAGTTCATTTAAGCAGACATTAGTCCTGGTACCGTCTACACTCTTCTCATTCAGGAACACCTCCTTAAAAAACTTGCTGGTGGCTGCCAGCACTGCTTTATGGGCCATGAAGTCTTCACGGACACCCTGATACTCTACTCTGACTGTGACGTCACAAAGATGGCCCAGAAGTCGGAGCTCGTGCATCTCATGCAGAAGGTTCAACGGTGAAGATTTGGATTCCAGCAAAACTGTGCCGCTTTCCATCTTTCTTCTAAAAAcagctttgaaaacaaaaacacgaATAAGCTCATATATGAATCCCTGAAGAAAAGGGACTTGAAATTATCAGGGTTTAGATTAATTCTTGAGAAGATAAACGGTAACTAACAAACCCAACTTTTCTCATTGAAAGATTCAAATcacagctggatgtggtggcatgaTTTATAGCCCCAGGTACAATCCAGTATTTAGATGGGTAAGACTCAGGAAGATAAGGAGTTCAAAACCaatctcagctacacagtaactttgaggccagcctaaactaCGTGAGAACGCATCTcaaaacaatgaaagcaaacaaacaaaacgcacAGACaaggctagagagacagctcagcagttaagagtacatactgaTCTTGTAGGGGACCCAAATTTAATTCTTAGTACCCACATTGGGTGACTCACAGATGCCTCtcattccagttctaggggatctaaccTCTCAGGTACCtgtattcacatacacataccccaaacaagacatac
Proteins encoded in this window:
- the Gzf1 gene encoding GDNF-inducible zinc finger protein 1, whose product is MESGTVLLESKSSPLNLLHEMHELRLLGHLCDVTVRVEYQGVREDFMAHKAVLAATSKFFKEVFLNEKSVDGTRTNVCLNELQVVDFASFLEFVYTARVQVEEDRVQRMLEVAEKLKCLDLTETCFQLKKQMLQSVLLESQSFPESQEVEASSGPQVSVTPSSKASVPGEDAHSSGLVDTSDYPIESFDNGLLPEIPSRKCKEKLDKKKDVAKPPYPKIRRPSGRLAGRKVFVEIPKKKYTRRLREQQTNAEEEAAENDRCPHDQSPDHERTESEPASKSEASPAGVKLEESLQKVEGEKEEEEGKDGEKKSNFQCTVCEKAFLYEKSFLKHIRHHHGMATEVVYRCDTCGQTFANRCNLKSHQRHVHSSERHFPCELCAKKFKRKKDVKRHVLQVHEGGGERHRCDLCGKGLSSKTSLRMHERTHTGDRPYGCTKCEAKFSQPSALKTHMRIHTGERPFICDECGARFTQNHMLIYHKRCHTGERPFMCETCGKSFASKEYLKHHNRIHTGSKPFKCEVCLRTFAQRNSLYQHAKIHTGERPYCCDQCGKQFTQVNALQRHHRIHTGEKPFMCNACGRTFTDKSTLRRHTSIHDKNTPWKSFLVIVDGSPKNDEGHRTEQPDDEYVSPKLSGRLLPFGENSHFNNLLEVQGSVPAVQENSSTDTACKTVVSQDALLTTTISELGELTSQTGSIPAHLPTLTNME